The Komagataeibacter sp. FNDCR2 nucleotide sequence ATAAGCCTTGCGATAGGACACCGAGAGCGATTGCAGCGGCACGCTGTCTCCCTTGATCACGGCCTGCTGGTGGCCGGTCGTATCCACAACCGTAGCGGTAACGGAATAACCCTGCGCGGCACAGGCCCGCACGGCTTCTGAAGCCAGATGCCCGGCCGTGGACCAGTCCAGTTTCGCCATCGTGACGATGTGGCTCTGGGCGTGCGCATGGCTTCCCGCCACAAGCCCCGCAAGGACGATGGCATGACGTAATAACCGATGTGAGGACATCCCGGGCCATTCCCTGTTGTGGCGGTACATGATGCGGAACAGCCCTGAGCCTACGCAACCACAAAAGCCGTCTTTCCCGCCCTCCGCCGGTCACAATAAGGCGTGAACCTTCCCCTGTTCCATGAGATGTCGGGGACAGGAGGCAGAAATAACCGCGCGGCCTTGCAGCATAGGCCCGGAATCATGCGGGCGCGGGAATAAGCCCGGCCATGGCGCAAAACCCGGCCAGAAAACCCGCGTTACAGACCTTTCCCCACTGCGGGAACATCCATTCCGGGCCGATAAGACAGCAGCGCGGGAACAGCGACGAAGCAAGCGTAGCCTGCCATATATTGCATATATTATACAACTTAACAAAAATAAAATTTTGCTTCCAGATTTTTATATATCATATGTGCGGTATAAATAAGGAAGAATGCAATTTGTCAGACATTACGGCACTTGTTCTTGACATTGGCCTGTTTGTTATTTTCCCGTGGGGATTATGGCGGCTGTTGCGCCGGGCAATACCTATTGTCGTCCTGCCGATCCTGTTGGGGATCATACTGGCTGTCATGCATGCGCCGGTGCAGCAGTTCGGCATCCCGTCCGTTCTGGGCAACAATATAGGCTGGCTGGCCGTGCTGGTGCTCGCGTTCACCGCCGGGCTGGAAATGTGGCAGGATCCGGATGTCCACCCATCCGCCCATACCATCCCCACCCCGCCGCTGGGGCGGCTGCTGGGCGGCGCGCTGGTCGCCCTGGGGGGGCCGTTCCTGCTCGGGTCGGTCTGCGTCTATTATTTCCTCCTGCCGCTGCATGGGTGGCAGCCACCGCATGTCGGCCCCCTGATCGGGGCCATGTCCATCGGGCTGTGCATCGCCGTCAGCGCGCTGCCCGTGCTGATCGGGATCGTACGCGAACTGGACCCGGTCCAGCGTTCCATCGGACAGCTTGCGCTCAAGCTGGCCGTGGTGGATGACGCGGCCCTGTGGATCGGGCTGGTTGCGCTCCAGTTCATGGCGCGTGGCTCCGCCGCCCTGCATGGCTGGACCGGGCTGGAATTCGTGGCGGTCGCACTGCTG carries:
- a CDS encoding heme-binding protein gives rise to the protein MSSHRLLRHAIVLAGLVAGSHAHAQSHIVTMAKLDWSTAGHLASEAVRACAAQGYSVTATVVDTTGHQQAVIKGDSVPLQSLSVSYRKAYTAYSYGLAFNMNTTSELIAAKVTGPANGALNTIPEVLFVPGGVTLRRVSDNVVLGGIGVSGAPGGEKDEACAQAAVTKFRADFH
- a CDS encoding cation:proton antiporter, producing MSDITALVLDIGLFVIFPWGLWRLLRRAIPIVVLPILLGIILAVMHAPVQQFGIPSVLGNNIGWLAVLVLAFTAGLEMWQDPDVHPSAHTIPTPPLGRLLGGALVALGGPFLLGSVCVYYFLLPLHGWQPPHVGPLIGAMSIGLCIAVSALPVLIGIVRELDPVQRSIGQLALKLAVVDDAALWIGLVALQFMARGSAALHGWTGLEFVAVALLVALAIASNWATRHMPNPPACGIWAAVPIYLAAGSWASMQLGLHELIGAYFAGALMPPRWVARLPVERVGTFSLIWLAPMFFGHSGLHINGDALTWPSVTASLLLVVISVLAKMGSVYIFPPAPNLTRRQALGMGALLQCKGLMEIVAATILHAQGMLSDFAFASLMVLAVISTALTGPLFRLLAPRTDAGHVTP